One window of the candidate division KSB1 bacterium genome contains the following:
- a CDS encoding YbhB/YbcL family Raf kinase inhibitor-like protein, whose protein sequence is MELKSTAFEAGGMIPKQYTCDGRNVSPPLSWTGVPDGTRSFALICDDPDAPMGIWVHWVLFNLPAETRELPENLPPQKNLPNGARQGTNDFRKIGYGGPCPPGGEHRYYFKLYALDALLELKAGANKADLLHAMEGHILAESRLMGRYRRR, encoded by the coding sequence ATGGAACTGAAGAGCACAGCATTTGAAGCCGGCGGCATGATTCCCAAACAGTACACCTGCGATGGCCGGAATGTCTCGCCGCCCCTGTCCTGGACCGGCGTGCCGGACGGAACCAGGAGCTTTGCCTTGATTTGTGATGACCCCGATGCGCCCATGGGCATCTGGGTGCATTGGGTGCTGTTCAATCTGCCGGCGGAAACGCGCGAGTTGCCGGAGAATCTGCCCCCGCAGAAGAACCTGCCCAACGGCGCACGCCAAGGTACCAACGATTTCCGCAAAATCGGCTATGGCGGCCCGTGTCCGCCGGGCGGTGAGCATCGTTACTACTTCAAGCTCTATGCGCTTGATGCCTTGCTCGAGCTCAAGGCTGGCGCGAACAAGGCCGATTTGCTGCACGCCATGGAAGGCCACATTCTGGCGGAAAGCCGGTTGATGGGAAGGTATCGCCGGCGCTAG
- the buk gene encoding butyrate kinase, whose protein sequence is MAKVTFKILVLNPGSTSTKLAHFENEQATWTETIRHREAELAPFARQPMRAQLQFRLAAVREILQARTLDLQKLDAIAGRGGLLKPLASGTYRVNEAMLADLRQAARGEHASNLGAFLAHELAAQAGCPAFIVDPVSVDEWPPVARLSGLAGLERECLSHALNTKAIAKRFAAEQGRGYGELRLIVAHLGSGISISAHEHGRMIDVTNSREEGAFSTERAGSLPVMKLVELCFSGKFSRQEIETRIFREGGLYSYLNTKDLLEVLRRCQAGEEQAQIVYEAMIYQISKEIGAMAAVLAGRVDAILLTGGMVHAPGLVDALTSRVQWIAPVFCYPGEDELQALAEGALRVLRGQEAALDYA, encoded by the coding sequence ATGGCGAAAGTGACATTTAAAATTCTCGTCCTCAATCCCGGCTCCACCTCGACAAAACTGGCCCATTTCGAAAACGAGCAGGCCACCTGGACGGAAACGATCCGCCATCGCGAGGCGGAGCTGGCGCCCTTCGCGCGGCAGCCCATGCGCGCGCAGTTGCAGTTTCGTCTTGCGGCGGTTCGGGAGATCTTGCAGGCCCGCACCCTCGACCTGCAGAAACTCGACGCGATTGCCGGCCGCGGCGGCCTGTTGAAACCGCTGGCCAGCGGAACCTATCGCGTGAATGAAGCCATGCTGGCGGATCTGCGTCAGGCGGCGCGCGGCGAACATGCCTCCAATCTCGGCGCTTTTCTGGCGCATGAACTTGCGGCACAGGCCGGTTGCCCGGCATTCATCGTGGATCCCGTCAGTGTCGATGAATGGCCGCCGGTGGCCCGGCTCTCCGGTCTGGCTGGTTTGGAGCGGGAATGCCTCTCGCATGCCCTGAACACCAAGGCCATCGCCAAGCGTTTTGCGGCCGAGCAGGGCAGGGGCTATGGTGAACTACGTTTGATCGTGGCGCATCTCGGCAGCGGCATTTCCATTTCCGCACACGAACACGGCAGAATGATCGACGTCACCAATTCGCGCGAAGAGGGTGCCTTCTCCACCGAGCGGGCCGGCAGCTTGCCGGTGATGAAACTGGTGGAACTTTGCTTCTCCGGCAAATTCAGCCGGCAGGAAATCGAAACCCGCATCTTTCGCGAGGGCGGACTGTACTCTTATCTGAACACCAAAGACTTGCTGGAGGTGTTGCGCCGCTGCCAGGCCGGGGAGGAACAGGCGCAGATCGTGTATGAAGCCATGATTTACCAGATCAGCAAGGAAATCGGCGCGATGGCAGCCGTGCTCGCCGGGCGGGTCGACGCGATCTTGCTCACTGGCGGCATGGTGCATGCACCCGGGCTGGTCGACGCCCTGACCAGCCGTGTGCAGTGGATCGCACCGGTTTTTTGTTATCCCGGTGAAGATGAATTGCAGGCGCTGGCGGAGGGCGCACTGCGCGTGTTACGCGGGCAAGAAGCGGCTTTGGATTATGCTTGA
- a CDS encoding SagB/ThcOx family dehydrogenase encodes MLTILLLAMLMMEWQTEELVKLPPPQQRGQVSLEQALAARRSLRTFGAAPLAWQETGQLLWAAQGVTEPREGLRTAPSAGALYPLEIYVATAAGVFHYQPRAHQVQRVLARDCRTELSRAAWEQECVRDAPAVFILTAFAERTARKYGERSRRYVAFEAGHAAQNLLLQATALGLGAVPVGAFSDARLASVLPLAAGEQPLYLIPVGRPE; translated from the coding sequence ATGCTGACGATCCTATTGCTGGCAATGCTCATGATGGAATGGCAGACCGAAGAACTGGTGAAACTGCCACCGCCGCAACAACGCGGCCAGGTTTCTCTCGAACAAGCGCTGGCGGCTCGCCGGTCGCTGCGGACTTTCGGTGCCGCTCCACTGGCGTGGCAGGAGACCGGCCAACTGCTGTGGGCGGCGCAAGGCGTGACTGAACCTCGGGAGGGTCTGCGCACCGCGCCCTCGGCCGGCGCGCTTTATCCCCTGGAAATCTATGTTGCGACTGCTGCAGGTGTCTTTCATTACCAGCCGCGCGCGCATCAAGTACAACGCGTGCTCGCCCGCGATTGCCGCACCGAATTGAGCCGGGCGGCTTGGGAGCAAGAGTGTGTGCGGGACGCCCCCGCGGTTTTCATTCTCACGGCATTCGCCGAACGCACGGCGCGCAAGTATGGCGAGCGCAGCCGGCGTTATGTTGCTTTTGAAGCCGGCCATGCCGCTCAAAACCTGCTGTTGCAGGCAACCGCGCTGGGTCTGGGCGCCGTGCCGGTGGGCGCATTCAGTGACGCGCGCCTCGCGAGCGTGCTGCCGCTCGCTGCCGGCGAACAGCCGCTTTATCTCATCCCGGTGGGCCGGCCGGAATAG
- a CDS encoding STAS domain-containing protein: MSFIEENRGPITIFHLQGKIMGDPETQMMCTRLKDMIAGGVNCLVMDFGQVQWINSSGIGAIIACLTALRDHGGDIRFANLHHMTQRYFHLTRLETVVQTYPSVEEAVASFAYQPSSAENQPVAATMH, encoded by the coding sequence ATGAGTTTCATCGAAGAAAACCGCGGCCCGATCACGATCTTTCATCTGCAGGGCAAGATCATGGGTGATCCGGAAACGCAAATGATGTGCACCCGGCTGAAGGACATGATTGCAGGCGGCGTGAATTGCCTGGTGATGGACTTTGGCCAGGTACAGTGGATCAACAGCAGCGGCATCGGCGCCATTATTGCCTGTCTCACAGCCCTGCGTGATCATGGCGGCGACATCCGTTTTGCCAATCTGCATCATATGACGCAGCGATACTTTCATCTGACCAGGCTGGAAACCGTCGTACAAACCTATCCCAGTGTGGAGGAGGCGGTGGCCAGCTTTGCCTACCAGCCGTCCTCTGCTGAAAATCAACCCGTCGCGGCCACGATGCATTGA